GCTTTATTGTTTATAGGTACCGCATTTGCGATTGGCTTGTGCGGTGCTTTCTTTTACCCCCTCACGAGTTTGTTCATCGTAGAGGCTCTAGGAGCTCAGCCAGCGATGCTGAGCCTGTATATGTTCTTGGCGGTATCTAGCTCTGTTGTCGTGTCTCAGTGGATAGCTAAGCGCTCTGACCAAGGCTTGAGTCGCAAACGCATTTTGATGGTCTCAATGAGCTGTTACATGCTGACGGCTTTTAGTTTTGTGTTTATACGAGACTACTATCTGGCACTTATAGTGGTTGTAATGTTGGGTAGCGTCGGTGGAGCAGCCTTCGGACAGTTATTTGCAATGGGGCGAGAGTATGGAGACAAGTACCTATCTGATAGTACTTCCTTTATGTCTGTTATGCGTTCTGGTATTGCAATAGCTTGGGTATTTGGCCCACCACTTGCCTTCTGGTTGAAAGCACAAGTTGGGTTCTCAGCGTCATTCTCAGTATCGGCGGTTGTCGGGCTAACCTCAGTAGTACTTACTGGATTGTTTCTTCCCGATGCTGTTAGTCAATCAGAAGAAGTTAATAGCGAGCCAAATAAAGGTCTCAATACCCAAGTTGTTTTGTTCTGTATTGCCGTTGTATTGATGTTTGGTTCGAACAATCTATATATCACAAGTATGCCACTTTACCTGTCACAAGAGTTGGTTGTTGACCCAAGTTGGTTAGGCTTACTGTTTGGTGCCGCCGCATTATTTGAGATTCCGATTATGATCGCAGCTGGTGCATTCGCCGCAAGGTTTGGTGCCAAGCAAGTGCTACTTTTTGGTACGTTCGCAGGGACACTTTTTTACTTGACCATTATCTACGCAACCCAGTTTTGGGCCTTATTGGCTGCCCAATTACTCAACGGGCTATTTATTGGTGTATGCGCTACATTAGGTATGACTGTGTTGCAGGATATGATGAAAGATAGGCTAGGAACTGCGTCGACACTATTTTCAAACATGTTACAAGTTAGCTTATTAGTGGCAAGTTTGTCTGTGGGAGTCATTGGGGAGTTAAGCAGCTATTACAGTAGCTTCTACGCCTGCCTGGTTGGCGTTGTTCTATCTGGTGGCGTGGTTGCCTACCTTGCTTTCTTTTCCGTTCAGGACAAGCCACAGGAAGGTGCTGTGTGTAGTTGAGGACTGTTCCTTAAAAGCTGATTTTATTCGTTAAACGAAGCCCTAGTCGAGAGACTGAGGTTTTTTGGCTGTATGCCACTGCAGGGGGGGATGTGGTTATCCGGTTGCTAAATATTCACTATTCACAAAGAGTAGCCAATAAACAAGCCACGTCTTTCGACATGGCTTGTTGATTGGCTACCCCTGCGGGACTCGTACGGGCCGACGGAGTGCCGCCCAACCATCCGGCTGTGACATATTCACCGTTCACAAAGAGCAGACAATAAAAAAGCCACGTCTTTCGACATGGCTTGTTTATTTGGCTCCCCCTGCGGGACTCGAACCTGCGACATACGGATTAACAGTCCGCCGTTCTACCAACTGAACTAAGGGGGAATTATCTTTGTGCTTCAGAAGTCTTTAGACTCAAGGAGCTAATATGGCCCCCCCTACGGGACTTGTACGGGCCGGCCATCCGGCTGTGACATATCTACCGTTCACGAAGAGTAGATAATAAAAAAGCCACATCTTTCGATATGGCTTGTTTATTTTGGCTCCCCCTGCGGGACTCGAACCTGCGACATACGGATTAACAGTCCGCCGTTCTACCAACTGAACTAAGGGGGAATTATCTTATTGCTACACAGAAGTTTAAAAACTCAAGGAGCTAATATGGCTCCCCCTGCGGGACTCGAACCTGCGACATACGGATTAACAGTCCGCCGTTCTACCAACTGAACTAAGGGGGAACAAGAAATGGTGCCGACTACCGGAATCGAACTGGTGACCTACTGATTACAAGTCAGTTGCTCTACCTACTGAGCTAAGTCGGCACACTTTATTCTTATTGCTCGTACTAATTTGTTTAGCACCAACAATCTAAATTGTGGTGCCCGGAGGCGGAATCGAACCACCGACACGAGGATTTTCAATCCTCTGCTCTACCGACTGAGCTATCCGGGCGACGAGGTGTATTAAACGGGTTTTCACCGATTAGGTCAACAGAAAAATACAAAAAAAGTGTCGTTTGATGGTTTTCTATACTTAGTGGCTTGTTTTTAACTGTTGCAGTCGAAAAGTTGAGCGGATTGGATGTTCAACATGAGTAAAAAATCTCAGTTTGATATGAAGAAAGCGTGCCAAAAGACACGCTTAAACATTCATTAATGAAGCTTAAATTTACTGACACTCGCTTCTAATTTATCAGCAAGTTGGCTGAGCTTTTGAGTGCTGAGGTTGTTCTCAGAAACTTGGAAGCGTAGCTGACTACCACCTTCTTCAATTAAGTTGATGCGGTGAGAGATATCTTCGCCCACTTGGGTCTGTTCAGCGGCTGCTGTGGCAATTTGGTGACTCATTGAAGAAATACCCTCGAGTGCTTCTACAATGTGTTTGAGCGCCTCTGAAGCTCCTTGTGACTCTTCTACAGTAGACTGGCTTGTTTGAGAACATACCAACATGCTTTGAATTGCATTTTGAGAGCCTTGTTGTAGGTTAGCAATCATCTCCTGGATCTCTCTGGTGCTGTGCTGGGTTCTGCCAGCAAGGTTTCTGACTTCATCAGCAACAACCGCAAAACCTCGGCCTTGTTCACCAGCTCGAGCGGCTTCAATAGCAGCATTAAGCGCCAATAGGTTGGTTTGTTCTGCAATGTCACCAATTACATCTAATACTCTAACAATATTATTTACGTCATTATCTAGGTTTGATACTGCACTGCTTGCCGTGTTTAGCTGTTCAGAGAGACCAACAATATTGTCCAAGCTTGATTGGATCAATTGTTGGGTTACTTGGCTTTGTTTATCAGCTTGGTCAGTGTTATGAGCTGTTTCACTGGCTGAGTCAGAAACGTTATTGGCCGAAGATGCCATTTCTGTCATCGCTGTGGCAATAAGTGTCGTTGATTGCTGCTGATTATCAGTGAGTTCGTCAATGGAGACTGAACGTTTCGCAACGCTTTCTAGCTCGTTCCTTAATGCTGATGTTGAGTCATTCATTTGGCCGATTAAACCTGCCAGAGAACGATTCATCTGTAAAACTGCGTAGTAGATGCTGTCTTTGTCGCTGCACTCATTTAGACTGGTGTTTATGTTGCCTGCAGCCACTTGTTGAACCGCATAGCGAACTTCATTAGGTTCTGCACCTAAGATAGCTTGCATTTTTTTTATCGCCACTACAATGATCATTAAGATACCTAGGGCGATAGCTATACAAAGCGCCAGCTGCCAGCGAGCGGTCGACCAGAATCGCTCATTGACTTCGTTAAAGCCAATGCCTGTTCCAACATACCAACCCCATTTATCTGATTTCATTGCGATCGATAGTTTCTCTTCGATTGTTCCGTCATCAAGCTTTAAATTCCATGTGTATTGAGCAATTCGATTAGGGTTTTGAGATACGGCCTGCTGCAATATAGCACCAACACTGTTGCCATTAGCATCTCGAAAATCATGGAAGCTAGTGCCATGTAGCTCTGGGTCGAGTGGTGCAGCGATGAAGTTTAGGTTTTCATCTGCGACGTAAACATATTCGTTATCTTTGTAGATGTTGTTTTGCAGTAGGCGGGCTGCCAACGCCTTCGCTTGCTCTTGTTCTAACTCGCCTTCAGCTGCAAGTTTTTCGACTTCACTTAAGATGCTGTAGGTGGATTTAAAAAGTTGTGATACACGGGCTTGGTTATCTTGGTCACTGGCGATGCGCAATGTCCACAAACTGGTAGCAGCTAAAGCGAGTAGCCCTAAAAAGATA
This portion of the Vibrio sp. SCSIO 43136 genome encodes:
- a CDS encoding sugar efflux transporter; the protein is MYRDKIALLFIGTAFAIGLCGAFFYPLTSLFIVEALGAQPAMLSLYMFLAVSSSVVVSQWIAKRSDQGLSRKRILMVSMSCYMLTAFSFVFIRDYYLALIVVVMLGSVGGAAFGQLFAMGREYGDKYLSDSTSFMSVMRSGIAIAWVFGPPLAFWLKAQVGFSASFSVSAVVGLTSVVLTGLFLPDAVSQSEEVNSEPNKGLNTQVVLFCIAVVLMFGSNNLYITSMPLYLSQELVVDPSWLGLLFGAAALFEIPIMIAAGAFAARFGAKQVLLFGTFAGTLFYLTIIYATQFWALLAAQLLNGLFIGVCATLGMTVLQDMMKDRLGTASTLFSNMLQVSLLVASLSVGVIGELSSYYSSFYACLVGVVLSGGVVAYLAFFSVQDKPQEGAVCS
- a CDS encoding methyl-accepting chemotaxis protein yields the protein MKLRHQSYLLSAIIFLGLLALAATSLWTLRIASDQDNQARVSQLFKSTYSILSEVEKLAAEGELEQEQAKALAARLLQNNIYKDNEYVYVADENLNFIAAPLDPELHGTSFHDFRDANGNSVGAILQQAVSQNPNRIAQYTWNLKLDDGTIEEKLSIAMKSDKWGWYVGTGIGFNEVNERFWSTARWQLALCIAIALGILMIIVVAIKKMQAILGAEPNEVRYAVQQVAAGNINTSLNECSDKDSIYYAVLQMNRSLAGLIGQMNDSTSALRNELESVAKRSVSIDELTDNQQQSTTLIATAMTEMASSANNVSDSASETAHNTDQADKQSQVTQQLIQSSLDNIVGLSEQLNTASSAVSNLDNDVNNIVRVLDVIGDIAEQTNLLALNAAIEAARAGEQGRGFAVVADEVRNLAGRTQHSTREIQEMIANLQQGSQNAIQSMLVCSQTSQSTVEESQGASEALKHIVEALEGISSMSHQIATAAAEQTQVGEDISHRINLIEEGGSQLRFQVSENNLSTQKLSQLADKLEASVSKFKLH